A portion of the Macaca nemestrina isolate mMacNem1 chromosome 19, mMacNem.hap1, whole genome shotgun sequence genome contains these proteins:
- the LOC105489354 gene encoding sal-like protein 3 isoform X1, producing the protein MSRRKQAKPQHLKSDEELPPPDGAPEHAAPGEGADDADSGPESRSGGEETSVCEKCCAEFFKWADFLEHQRSCTKLPPVLIVHEDAPAPPPEDFPEPSPTSSPSERAESEAAEEAGAEGAEGEARPAEKEAEPMDAEPAGDTRVPRPPPAAPAPPTPAYGAPSTNVTLEALLSTKVAVAQFSQGARAAGGSGTGGGVAAAAVPLILEQLMALQQQQIHQLQLIEQIRSQVALMQRPPPRPSLSPAAAPSAPGPAPSQLPGLAALPLSAGAPAAAPAGSGPAAPAAFEGSQPLSRPESGASTPGGSAEPSAPAAPSAAPAPAAPAPAPAPQSAASSQPQSASTPPALGPGSVLGAAPGLPSPLLPQTSASGVIFPNPLVSIAATANALDPLSALMKHRKGKPPNVSVFEPKASAEDPFFKHKCRFCAKVFGSDSALQIHLRSHTGERPFKCNICGNRFSTKGNLKVHFQRHKEKYPHIQMNPYPVPEYLDNVPTCSGIPYGMSLPPEKPVTTWLDSKPVLPTVPTSVGLQLPPTVPGAHGYTDSPTATPASRSPQRPSPASSECASLSPGLNHPESGVSATAESPQPLLGGPPLTKAEPVSLPCTNVRAGDTPVGAQASAAPTSVDGAPTSLGSPGLPAVSEQFKAQFPFGGLLDSMQTSETSKLQQLVENIDKKMTDPNQCVICHRVLSCQSALKMHYRTHTGERPFKCKICGRAFTTKGNLKTHFGVHRAKPPLRVQHSCPICQKKFTNAVVLQQHIRMHMGGQIPNTPLPEGFQDAMDSELAYDDKNAEILSSYDDDMDENSMEDDAELKDAASDPAKPLLSYAGSCPPSPPSVISSIAALENQMKMIDSVMSCQQLTSLKSVDNGSGESDRLSNDSSSAVGDLESHSAGSPALSESSSSQALSPAPSNGESFRSKSPGLGAPEEPQEIPLKTERPDSPAPAPGSGGAPGRAGIKEEAPFSLLFLNRERGKCPSTVCGVCGKPFACKSALEIHYRSHTKERPFVCALCRRGCSTMGNLKQHLLTHRLKELPSQLFDPNFALGPSQSTPSLISSAAPTMIKVEVNGHGKAMALGEGPPLPAGVQVPAGPQTVMGPGLTPMLAPPPRRTPKQHNCQSCGKTFSSASALQIHERTHTGEKPFGCTICGRAFTTKGNLKVHMGTHMWNNAPARRGRRLSVENPMALLGGDALKFSEMFQKDLAARAMNVDPSFWNQYAAAITNGLAMKNNEISVIQNGGIPQLPVSLGGSALPPLGTMASGMDKARTGSSPPIVSLDKASSETAASRPFTRFIEDNKEIGIN; encoded by the exons CCGCCCCGGGGGAAGGCGCGGACGACGCCGACAGCGGGCCCGAGAGCCGCAGCGGGGGCGAGGAGACCAGCGTGTGCGAGAAATGCTGCGCCGAGTTCTTCAAGTGGGCAGACTTCTTGGAGCACCAGCGGAGCTGCACCAAGCTCCCGCCCGTGCTGATCGTGCACGAGGACGCGCCCGCGCCGCCCCCCGAGGACTTCCCCGAGCCTTCGCCCACCAGCTCCCCCAGCGAGCGCGCCGAAAGCGAGGCAGCGGAGGAGGCGGGCGCCGAGGGCGCGGAGGGCGAGGCTAGGCCTGCGGAGAAGGAGGCCGAGCCCATGGACGCGGAACCCGCGGGGGACACTCGCGTGCCCCGGCCCCCGCCCGCGGCCCCTGCACCCCCCACGCCCGCCTACGGCGCGCCCAGCACCAACGTGACCCTGGAGGCGCTGCTGAGTACCAAGGTGGCCGTGGCGCAGTTCTCGCAGGGCGCGCGCGCAGCGGGCGGCTCGGGCACAGGTGGCGGCGTGGCGGCTGCCGCCGTGCCTCTGATCCTGGAGCAGCTCATGgccctgcagcagcagcagatcCACCAGCTACAGCTCATCGAGCAGATCCGCAGCCAGGTGGCCCTCATGCAGCGCCCGCCTCCGCGGCCCTCACTCAGTCCTGCGGCCGCCCCGAGCGCACCGGGCCCGGCCCCCAGCCAGCTGCCCGGGCTGGCGGCACTCCCTCTGTCCGCAGGggcccccgccgccgcccccgcgGGCTCGGGCCCCGCCGCCCCGGCTGCCTTCGAGGGCTCGCAGCCCCTGTCCCGGCCCGAGTCTGGCGCCAGCACCCCCGGCGGCAGTGCGGAGCCCAGCGCGCCCGCCGCCCCCAGCGCCGCCCCGGCCCCTGCCGCCCCCGCCCCGGCCCCAGCGCCGCAGAGTGCGGCCTCATCGCAGCCACAGAGCGCGTCCACGCCGCCTGCCCTGGGCCCGGGGTCCGTGCTGGGCGCGGCGCCCGGCCTGCCAAGCCCGCTTCTACCTCAGACCTCTGCCAGCGGCGTCATCTTCCCCAACCCGCTGGTCAGCATCGCGGCCACGGCCAACGCCCTGGACCCGCTGTCCGCGCTCATGAAGCACCGCAAGGGCAAGCCGCCCAATGTGTCAGTGTTCGAGCCCAAGGCCAGTGCCGAGGACCCGTTTTTCAAGCACAAATGCCGCTTCTGCGCCAAGGTCTTCGGCAGTGACAGCGCGCTCCAGATCCACCTGCGCTCACACACGGGCGAGCGGCCCTTCAAGTGCAACATCTGCGGGAACCGCTTCTCCACCAAAGGCAACCTGAAGGTGCACTTCCAGAGGCACAAGGAGAAGTACCCCCACATCCAGATGAACCCCTACCCGGTCCCCGAGTACCTGGACAATGTGCCCACTTGCTCGGGCATTCCCTACGGCATGTCGTTGCCCCCAGAGAAGCCCGTGACCACCTGGCTGGACAGCAAGCCCGTGCTGCCCACCGTGCCCACGTCCGTGGGGCTGCAACTGCCGCCCACTGTCCCTGGCGCGCACGGCTACACCGACTCCCCCACCGCCACCCCCGCCAGCCGCTCCCCGCAGAGGCCCTCGCCCGCCTCCAGCGAGTGCGCCTCCTTGTCCCCAGGCCTCAACCACCCCGAGTCCGGCGTGTCAGCCACCGCCGAGTCCCCACAGCCACTCCTCGGCGGGCCGCCCCTGACTAAAGCCGAGCCCGTCAGCTTGCCTTGCACCAATGTCAGGGCCGGGGACACTCCCGTGGGCGCGCAGGCCAGCGCCGCGCCAACATCGGTGGATGGCGCTCCCACGAGCCTCGGCAGCCCCGGGCTGCCCGCCGTCTCCGAGCAGTTCAAGGCCCAGTTTCCGTTCGGCGGGCTGCTGGACTCGATGCAAACGTCGGAAACCTCGAAGCTGCAGCAGCTGGTGGAGAACATCGACAAGAAGATGACGGACCCGAACCAGTGCGTCATCTGCCACCGGGTGCTGAGCTGCCAGAGCGCGCTGAAGATGCACTACCGGACGCACACGGGGGAGCGGCCGTTCAAGTGCAAGATCTGCGGCCGCGCCTTCACGACCAAGGGCAACCTCAAGACGCACTTCGGCGTGCACCGCGCCAAGCCGCCCCTGCGCGTTCAGCACTCCTGCCCCATCTGCCAGAAGAAGTTCACCAACGCCGTGGTCCTGCAGCAGCACATTCGCATGCACATGGGCGGCCAGATCCCCAACACGCCGCTGCCCGAGGGCTTCCAGGATGCCATGGACTCCGAGCTGGCCTACGACGACAAGAACGCGGAGATTCTGAGCAGCTACGACGACGACATGGACGAGAACTCCATGGAAGACGACGCCGAGCTGAAGGACGCGGCCAGCGACCCGGCCAAACCGCTCCTGTCCTACGCGGGGTCCTGCCCGCCCTCCCCGCCCTCGGTCATCTCCAGCATCGCCGCCCTGGAGAACCAGATGAAGATGATCGACTCGGTCATGAGCTGCCAGCAGCTGACCAGCCTCAAGTCCGTGGATAACGGGTCCGGAGAGAGTGACCGCCTGAGCAACGACTCCTCGTCGGCCGTGGGCGACCTGGAGAGCCACAGCGCGGGTAGCCCCGCCCTGTCCGAGTCCTCGTCCTCGCAGGCCCTGTCGCCGGCCCCCAGCAACGGCGAGAGCTTCCGCTCCAAGTCCCCGGGCCTGGGCGCCCCGGAGGAGCCCCAGGAGATCCCGCTCAAGACCGAGAGGCCCGACAGCCCGGCCCCCGCCCCAGGCAGTGGAGGCGCCCCCGGCCGCGCGGGCATCAAGGAGGAGGCGCCCTTCAGCCTGCTGTTCCTGAACAGGGAGCGGGGTAAGTGTCCCAGCactgtgtgtggtgtctgtggcAAGCCTTTTGCTTGCAAGAGCGCGTTGGAAATCCACTACCGCAGCCATACTAAGGAGCGGCCGTTCGTCTGCGCGCTCTGCAGGCGAGGGTGCTCCACTATGGGTAATTTAAAACAGCACTTACTGACGCACAGATTGAAAGAGCTGCCTTCTCAGTTATTTGACCCCAACTTTGCTCTAGGTCCCAGCCAAAGCACTCCTAGCCTGATCTCCAGCGCCGCACCCACCATGATCAAAGTGGAAGTGAACGGTCACGGCAAGGCCATGGCGCTGGGCGAGGGTCCCCCGCTGCCCGCGGGCGTCCAGGTCCCCGCCGGGCCTCAGACAGTGATGGGCCCGGGCCTGACGCCCATGCTGGCCCCCCCGCCGCGCCGGACGCCCAAGCAGCACAACTGCCAGTCGTGCGGGAAGACCTTCTCCTCGGCCAGTGCCCTGCAGATCCATGAGCGCACGCACACCGGCGAGAAGCCGTTCGGTTGCACCATCTGTGGCCGGGCCTTCACCACCAAGGGCAACCTCAAG GTGCACATGGGGACACACATGTGGAATAACGCCCCCGCGAGACGCGGCCGCCGCCTGTCTGTGGAGAACCCCATGGCTCTCCTAGGGGGCGATGCCCTGAAGTTCTCTGAAATGTTCCAGAAGGACCTGGCGGCTCGGGCAATGAACGTCGACCCCAGTTTTTGGAACCAGTATGCTGCAGCCATCACGAACGGGCTTGCCATGAAGAACAACGAGATCTCCGTCATCCAGAACGGAGGCATCCCCCAGCTCCCCGTGAGTCTCGGGGGCAGCGCCCTCCCCCCTCTGGGCACCATGGCCAGTGGGATGGACAAAGCGCGTACCGGCAGTAGCCCACCCATCGTCAGCTTGGACAAAGCAAGCTCAGAAACAGCAGCCAGCCGCCCATTCACACGGTTTATCGAGGACAACAAGGAGATTGGTATCAACTAG